In a single window of the Mesorhizobium shangrilense genome:
- a CDS encoding DUF1330 domain-containing protein, translated as MTAYAVANLRNVNVGPDIVEYLARIDTTLAPFGGRFIIHGGPKTVLEGDWTGDLIVIAFPDRFSAEAWYASPAYRAILPLRTKNSYGDTMIVDGVDADHKATDVLG; from the coding sequence ATGACCGCCTATGCCGTAGCCAACCTCCGAAACGTGAATGTCGGTCCCGACATTGTCGAGTATCTCGCAAGGATCGACACGACGCTCGCGCCGTTCGGCGGTCGCTTCATCATCCATGGCGGTCCCAAGACCGTGCTGGAAGGCGACTGGACAGGCGACCTCATCGTCATCGCGTTCCCCGACCGCTTCAGCGCCGAAGCCTGGTATGCCTCCCCCGCCTACCGGGCCATCCTGCCCTTGCGCACGAAAAACTCATACGGCGACACGATGATCGTCGACGGCGTGGATGCAGACCACAAGGCGACGGACGTGCTGGGCTGA
- the mgtE gene encoding magnesium transporter, translating into MEGTEHGNHAAAEPEAANAGIYGEDGSIAAPFLAHIGAAIADRDTIALKRDVEQLHQSELGDLLEALMPDQRRALVDLLGADFDFSALTEVDDAIRLDIVDSMPNEQIAQGVQDLDSDDAVYILEDLDQEDQDEILAQLPFTERIRLRRALDYPEETAGRRMQTEFVAVPPFWTVGQTIDYMREDKDLPDRFSQIFVIDPTFKLLGAVDLDQILRTRRTVKIGEIMHETRHAIPATMDQEEAAREFEQYDLLSAAVVDETERLVGVLTIDDVVDVIQQEAEEDLLRMGGVGDEELSDKVFATSRSRVPWLLVNLVTAFIAASVIGLFDETIEKIVALAVLMPIVAGMGGNAASQTMTVTVRALATKDIDIYNAGRIIRREMGVGFLNGVIFAILIGLVAAAWFGDPNLGGVIACAMIINMFVAAVAGIVIPLVLDRLRIDPAVASAVFVTSITDVVGFFAFLGLATWWFSA; encoded by the coding sequence GTGGAAGGCACCGAACACGGAAATCACGCCGCCGCTGAGCCCGAAGCGGCGAACGCCGGCATCTACGGTGAAGACGGCAGCATCGCCGCTCCCTTCCTCGCGCACATCGGCGCCGCCATCGCCGACCGCGACACGATCGCGTTGAAGCGCGACGTCGAGCAGCTTCACCAATCGGAACTCGGAGACCTGCTCGAAGCGCTGATGCCGGACCAGCGCCGCGCACTCGTCGACCTCCTCGGTGCCGATTTCGACTTCTCGGCCCTGACCGAGGTCGACGACGCCATTCGTCTCGACATCGTCGACAGCATGCCCAACGAGCAGATCGCGCAGGGCGTGCAGGATCTCGATTCGGACGACGCCGTCTACATCCTGGAAGACCTCGATCAGGAGGACCAGGACGAGATTCTTGCCCAACTCCCCTTCACGGAGCGGATCAGGCTTCGCCGCGCGCTGGACTATCCGGAGGAGACGGCAGGTCGGCGCATGCAGACCGAGTTCGTCGCCGTGCCGCCGTTCTGGACCGTGGGCCAGACCATCGACTACATGCGCGAAGACAAGGACCTGCCCGATCGCTTCTCGCAGATCTTCGTAATCGATCCGACCTTCAAGCTGCTCGGCGCCGTCGACCTCGACCAGATCCTGCGCACCAGGCGTACGGTGAAGATTGGCGAGATCATGCACGAGACGCGCCATGCAATTCCCGCGACGATGGACCAGGAGGAGGCGGCGCGCGAATTCGAGCAATACGACCTGCTTTCGGCCGCGGTTGTCGACGAAACCGAAAGGCTGGTCGGCGTGCTGACGATCGATGACGTCGTCGACGTCATCCAGCAGGAGGCGGAGGAGGATCTGCTGCGCATGGGCGGCGTCGGCGACGAGGAACTGTCCGACAAGGTGTTCGCCACGTCGCGCTCGCGCGTGCCCTGGCTGCTGGTCAATCTCGTCACCGCCTTCATCGCGGCGTCGGTGATCGGGCTGTTCGACGAGACGATCGAGAAGATCGTGGCGCTGGCCGTGCTGATGCCGATCGTCGCCGGCATGGGCGGCAATGCCGCGTCGCAGACCATGACGGTCACGGTGCGCGCGCTGGCGACCAAGGACATCGACATCTACAATGCGGGGCGCATCATCCGCCGCGAGATGGGCGTCGGCTTCCTCAACGGCGTCATCTTCGCGATTCTCATCGGCCTCGTCGCGGCGGCCTGGTTCGGCGATCCCAATCTTGGCGGAGTCATCGCCTGCGCCATGATCATTAACATGTTCGTTGCAGCGGTGGCCGGCATCGTCATCCCCCTGGTGCTGGATCGGCTGCGCATAGACCCTGCCGTCGCGTCGGCGGTGTTCGTGACCTCGATCACCGACGTTGTCGGATTCTTCGCGTTTCTGGGCCTGGCGACCTGGTGGTTCAGCGCCTGA
- a CDS encoding MerR family transcriptional regulator, translating to MREYYSITELTREFDISTRTLRFYEDEGLIQPVRRGRTRLFRPSDRHLVKQIMRGKRLGFSISEIREIIQMYREPPGEVGQLKLMIKRIEEKREDLRQKRRDLEETLAELDQAEDSCVERLAELGVKT from the coding sequence ATGCGGGAATATTACTCGATCACCGAGCTCACGCGAGAGTTCGACATCTCGACGCGCACCCTCCGTTTCTATGAGGACGAGGGGCTGATCCAGCCTGTCCGGCGCGGGCGGACGCGGCTCTTCCGGCCGTCGGATCGCCATCTCGTCAAGCAGATCATGCGCGGCAAGCGTCTCGGCTTCTCGATCAGCGAGATCCGCGAGATCATTCAGATGTACAGGGAGCCGCCCGGCGAGGTTGGGCAGCTCAAGCTGATGATCAAGCGCATCGAGGAGAAGCGTGAGGATCTGAGGCAGAAGCGCCGCGACCTGGAGGAGACGCTGGCGGAGCTCGACCAGGCGGAGGATTCCTGCGTAGAAAGGCTTGCCGAGCTGGGCGTCAAGACCTAG